One part of the Haemophilus parainfluenzae genome encodes these proteins:
- a CDS encoding phage baseplate assembly protein V, producing MQAINRIIAPLKRGLQLLVSRAVVSVVNDAYARQNLQLRLQSDEVADDVERFQNYGHYSVPKAGEAIVVSVGSKRSHLVAVVVDDKSVRPAGLIAGDSVLYHLEGHQLRLTENGEAILSCKKFTIETDTLDCSAQQITFDSPQTTFTGNVDIMGISTATDHQSSGISGKNHDHEKRVGKPVP from the coding sequence ATGCAAGCAATAAATCGCATAATTGCCCCACTTAAACGAGGGCTACAACTACTGGTCAGTCGTGCGGTGGTGTCAGTGGTGAATGATGCCTACGCACGCCAAAATCTCCAGCTACGGCTGCAATCAGACGAAGTGGCCGATGATGTGGAACGCTTTCAAAACTACGGGCATTATTCTGTGCCTAAAGCCGGTGAAGCCATTGTGGTGTCTGTCGGTAGCAAACGTTCCCACTTGGTTGCCGTGGTGGTTGATGATAAAAGCGTGCGTCCTGCCGGCTTGATTGCTGGCGACAGCGTGTTGTATCATTTAGAAGGTCATCAACTGCGTTTAACCGAAAATGGTGAAGCGATCCTCTCGTGTAAAAAATTCACTATCGAAACTGACACTCTCGACTGTTCCGCACAACAAATCACGTTTGATAGTCCGCAAACGACCTTTACCGGCAACGTTGATATTATGGGAATATCAACAGCAACCGACCACCAGTCAAGCGGAATCAGCGGAAAAAACCACGACCACGAAAAACGTGTGGGCAAACCTGTTCCGTAA
- a CDS encoding phage baseplate assembly protein — protein sequence MPDKNNTETNNKIELYLNGKILSGWKSLNLQRSLESMSGRFDLGIAVRPEDDISVLAAGSPLVLKMGGQTVITGYLDEIKQRVSGNDKTITISGRDKTCDLVDCAIIHNSYQFKNQTAKQIAEAICKPFGINVVWQVQAPEANERIPVWQVEPGETAFDNLSKIARHKGVLVTSDVDGNLLFTEPSTKQVGNLTLGENLLELEQTDSWLQRFSLYRVIGDAEQGGAKGDTQTKNKAAKGKKGKEEPKEFDGFTE from the coding sequence ATGCCAGATAAAAATAACACAGAAACCAATAATAAGATCGAACTCTATCTAAATGGCAAAATTTTATCCGGTTGGAAAAGCCTTAACCTGCAACGCTCGCTGGAATCAATGAGTGGTCGTTTTGATTTAGGCATTGCTGTGCGACCTGAAGATGATATATCAGTGCTTGCCGCAGGTTCGCCACTGGTGCTGAAAATGGGCGGGCAAACCGTGATTACCGGTTACTTGGACGAAATCAAACAACGCGTAAGCGGTAACGACAAAACCATCACCATTAGCGGACGGGATAAAACCTGCGACTTGGTGGATTGTGCCATTATTCACAACAGCTACCAATTCAAAAACCAAACTGCCAAACAGATTGCTGAAGCAATTTGCAAACCTTTTGGCATTAACGTGGTGTGGCAAGTGCAAGCCCCTGAAGCCAATGAACGCATACCTGTGTGGCAAGTGGAACCAGGCGAAACCGCCTTTGATAATTTAAGCAAAATCGCCCGACACAAAGGTGTGTTAGTCACCAGCGACGTGGACGGCAACTTGCTGTTTACTGAACCCAGCACCAAACAAGTCGGCAACTTAACATTAGGTGAAAACCTGCTCGAACTCGAACAAACCGACAGCTGGTTGCAACGCTTTTCACTTTATCGCGTGATTGGCGATGCTGAGCAAGGCGGAGCCAAAGGCGACACTCAAACCAAAAACAAAGCAGCAAAAGGCAAAAAAGGAAAAGAAGAACCTAAAGAATTTGACGGTTTTACGGAGTAA
- a CDS encoding DNA circularization protein has product MATKISGKGSFRGVPFLIEEEQGLDGGRRIVSHEYPLRDEGLTEDMGKRLRRYQVSCLVIGDDHLAQAEKLIDALEASGAGTLKHPYFGTIEVRVDDYRAKNSTNHQRVTRFDINFLPAIEKNAPEIAEDTAYSVLSEYQATLNSLSDEFAEMVQDVSGFIESMVDNPLFRLADTTAAFIENIFEGVANTVSGLTEVKDKALSIKNRLGSLLLTPKVLAYELQQLTRLNVRSAVNSQRQFVQHIVITDSISSALGDLTATKNEISKSTLDEMVTAKTNNVAETEILARQFKNLHEQEIFDALMNKTTFLLKRLVLSTLAVEYGKAISDAVTESVAQKTVTEETIATLIESKADVQRYIAEVDEQLEAVILDNADAEQWTSYAALEQYRLTLMRDLQQRGERLANAREITLNDTYPAILLEYQHTGNSKTWKRLALRNGISHPLFCLGGTTLEVLQ; this is encoded by the coding sequence ATGGCAACCAAAATCAGCGGTAAAGGCAGCTTTCGCGGCGTGCCTTTTCTCATCGAAGAAGAGCAAGGCTTAGACGGCGGTCGCCGTATTGTCTCACACGAATATCCGTTGCGTGATGAGGGGTTAACCGAAGATATGGGCAAACGCCTGCGCCGTTATCAAGTCTCTTGCTTAGTTATCGGTGACGATCATTTAGCACAGGCAGAAAAACTGATTGACGCTCTTGAAGCCAGTGGTGCAGGCACGCTCAAGCACCCTTACTTTGGCACTATTGAGGTGCGGGTGGACGACTACCGTGCGAAAAACTCAACCAACCATCAAAGGGTTACGCGTTTTGACATCAATTTTCTGCCGGCAATCGAAAAAAATGCGCCAGAAATTGCCGAAGATACCGCTTATTCGGTGTTGTCGGAATATCAAGCAACCCTCAACAGCCTATCGGACGAATTTGCCGAAATGGTGCAAGATGTGTCGGGCTTTATCGAATCGATGGTGGATAACCCCTTATTCCGCCTTGCTGATACTACCGCCGCATTTATCGAAAACATCTTTGAGGGCGTGGCAAATACGGTGAGCGGATTAACAGAAGTGAAAGACAAAGCCCTATCCATTAAAAACCGCTTGGGTAGTCTGCTTTTAACGCCAAAAGTGCTGGCATACGAACTGCAACAGCTAACAAGACTGAACGTGCGAAGTGCGGTCAATTCGCAACGACAATTTGTACAACACATTGTGATCACCGATTCCATTAGTTCAGCATTAGGCGATTTAACTGCGACTAAAAACGAAATCAGCAAAAGCACACTGGACGAAATGGTGACAGCCAAAACCAACAATGTGGCTGAAACAGAAATTTTAGCCCGTCAGTTTAAAAACTTACACGAGCAAGAAATTTTTGACGCTTTGATGAATAAAACCACGTTTTTATTAAAACGCTTGGTACTCTCCACCCTTGCAGTGGAATATGGCAAAGCGATTTCTGATGCGGTGACTGAGTCTGTGGCACAGAAAACGGTCACGGAAGAGACAATTGCTACCCTGATTGAATCCAAAGCCGATGTACAGCGTTATATTGCTGAGGTGGACGAACAACTGGAAGCGGTCATTTTAGACAACGCTGATGCAGAACAGTGGACAAGCTACGCCGCCCTCGAGCAGTATCGCTTAACCTTAATGCGAGATTTACAACAGCGCGGTGAACGGCTGGCAAACGCCCGTGAAATCACGCTCAACGACACTTACCCTGCGATTTTGCTCGAATATCAGCATACGGGGAATAGTAAAACGTGGAAACGCTTGGCGCTGCGTAACGGTATTTCGCACCCGCTCTTTTGTTTAGGTGGTACTACCTTGGAGGTTTTACAGTAA
- a CDS encoding phage baseplate assembly protein yields MSASGLKVEVNDQAINRYRPMIIIADDNMTGTSGYQRADWERKRRQAEGQKATARVQGWFKPDGTLWLPNELVVLDAPQFGIHKAERLIVDCTYTLDEKGTITEMTLMHRDAFDEPADDTLDDVKDGKGKKGQKGKSKKAKKSDKDNVKEFTGFVE; encoded by the coding sequence ATGAGTGCAAGCGGTTTAAAAGTAGAAGTCAATGACCAAGCCATCAATCGTTATCGTCCGATGATTATTATTGCCGATGACAACATGACAGGCACAAGCGGTTATCAACGAGCCGACTGGGAGCGCAAACGCCGCCAAGCCGAAGGGCAAAAAGCCACTGCACGAGTGCAAGGCTGGTTCAAGCCTGACGGCACACTGTGGCTACCGAATGAACTAGTGGTACTCGATGCCCCACAATTTGGCATACATAAGGCTGAACGCCTGATTGTCGATTGCACTTACACCTTAGATGAGAAAGGTACCATTACCGAAATGACCTTAATGCACCGTGATGCCTTTGATGAACCGGCTGATGACACCCTCGATGATGTCAAAGACGGCAAAGGCAAGAAAGGGCAAAAAGGCAAATCAAAGAAAGCAAAAAAATCCGATAAAGATAATGTGAAAGAATTTACTGGCTTTGTCGAATAA